The DNA window TTGTATGTGAGCACTTTTGAGCCTAATAGATTATTGTGAGTGTCTTTTTGCCGAgaattcctagaatttgctcAGTGTCCATTCAAAATTGCAATGTTGAGTAATTGATGATTAGATGAATATGGCATTAGGAGTAACCATTGTTTTAGAGCCCACTTTAAAAGCCTACCATTGTACCTCTAGAAACACAAGCTTGAGCCTAAaactttgtttttgttgataTCACCATTGTCACCTAGCAATCCTATTTTCCATTTCCGCTTGAAAACACCCAAAACTTGACTTGGAaaactagtgtgaggaggttaaTATAGAAGCTTGACGAAACAAGATAGATTGAACTCGAGTTTAAAAGCCGAAAGTCTATGCctaagaagaaaagagaaaacaaaacaaagaaagaataaataaagtttatgaaaaaagaaaaaagaaaaaagagaaagataGAAAagcaagaagagaaaagaaataAGGGCATTAGAGGACAATAAGAGTTCAAATGTGCCAAAATTCCAAGCTAACCTAAGGCCGATGATAGAGTATCACctagtttcaagtcaagtttttaGCCTACATATCAACTTAAACCGTCCCCGAACCTTGGCCACGTTACAACCCTTacaagtccatatgataatTATCAATTACCGAGCTAGTAGTGGAGTCTAGGACTATGAGCAAACCTATGGGAATTCCGTGATTGTGTGTTGCATTTCCTTACCTTAAACACTTGTGCGAAAGAGAGAAATCATGTGAGAAATAATTGTGCTCGTGTTTAATGCTCTTGGGTGATTGACATGGTGCTCATGTTCTAAGTTGACCAAAATATCGCATGTCCCTTAAATGATAGTGCTCTCGTAAGTGTCAATTGAAAGATTTAttaaactttttgaattattcaaAGTGCCATATTCCTCATGTCTTAGCTATtgcattcctcatttgtttgcatgaTTCGTGAGTTGTTGACACTAGATGTTGCATTTGCGTGTTCATAAATTGGGAGTATAGTTGTTGCTAAGATTGTGTTCCGTAGTTGTTAAGTGAGAAATTCTTCttacttgaggacaagcaagagcttagtgtgaggaggtttgataggagtgaaATACTCCTATCGGTTCGAGTCTTTTTAGCATCGCTTCGAACGTTTTATATgcgtttttaaagcaattgtatgccttattacgtgtatGTGCAATttcaggtaatcggagcgatTATGAAGGTTTTTGATCAATAAAGGGCGAAGTATCAAAGAAATCTAGAAGACGGAAGCTAGGACGCAAGATGAAAGAGACCCAAGGTTTACCAAGGTCTCTATCgagacaaaggtttacaaatcgAGAAGCCAGTTTTTAggcaggtctcgatcgagaaggctcCTGTtctaagcttctcgatcgagaccaggGTCTCCAAAAGAAGCCGAGAGCTACCTAAAAAtagggtctcgatcgagaagcatccTTACaaaggcttctcgatcgagacatgaagGAAACCTGGAGTAAAATCTTTTTGGGTCAGTGTGCTAGTGGGCCCATTTTCCCCTTTTGGCCAAACCTTTGTACTAGTGGATTTGTCATTTAGCCTCTTTTGGCTTGGCTTTATAAgacattttatgtttttagggtaAAACATTCTACATTTTTAGCCTCAATCCTAATATAgtactttttattttccttttgtagagatctacaattgttcttattgttcttgagaagtaatttccagattttagttttctttatgatttttcttctattacaagtcttattattatttcaagcttcattatctagTGAATACTCTTATTTACACACAAGCTCTACTTAAGGTAATTGTCTTTTACTCATTATGAATAGCAATagatgtttaatgtttgttgatAAATTAGTAATTCTTGTTATCTTcaccatggttggctaaaccccatgtttgggggttaatttgaatcttagttgtgtatgattgggttagggttttggggttgtgTTGATTGTTCTAATTAAAGAGCCTAAagcttgcttagattagctacctaagtattgttcttaaattaattctcaccttgagagagggtttattagttggatttgattaattagagacttaattagtaacaccatgagagtgagttagtaattaggtggcctatgagttgtgaattatttgttaattgcctctatttgcgtttagtgctacgagagtaggttaagctcgTTTAGTCGCggttttgtagctctttgaggctcgagagagcgggagttgcggtCTAGAACACTCGGTCCTCGCTTAGAACCCTAAACCCGATACccttgattgcatgacctaggagGATTATTAGCTTCCAAACCTCTTTATCACTTGAATTTCgttaattattatagtgtttacttgtttctttaaattagtaatttgttaattcCTAGATTAGCATAAGTTTTTAGTAGTTGGTTGATTggttaattaagaaaaacacttattctcttgctaaacgaattgaatcgcaactaaaATCACTCTCATcgataatcactcttgaattcactccttgtgggtacgataactcggacttaggtccactctattacaagttgggtttattctcaacaGTTACACACGTGagcgatatttatatgacccgttatttatattaaatattatttaaaatataaaaatacattactatattttataaagAATTATTGTAAATTATTCAGATTTAAAATTATAGCACGtaatgatatttatatgacccgtgatatataataaatctttattatattaataaatatattattttaaatataaactatattttagttaaataattttcCATCATCATAAGTATTATCCACACACGGTTGGCATTTTCTATATACGTATGCATTTTAATTTAACATCAATTTACAATTTAGGTAATGAAATCACAtattacaaatatataataacactCTTAGTTAACAAAGTAACATATTGATAgtattaatttactaaattattccTATAAAACTACGTATGGTGACGGTATCCTTACAtcattcattaataattatggACTCAAAGTGAGTATTAAAATTCTAATACTGTTTTATTGTAACAtgttaataattaatgttaaattcAATTTTCTACTTCCTTGTACTACATTTGCGGCATTTGTGTTTATATATATGCGGTAATAATGTTTCAAATGCTTATCCTTTTCttatagtattttaatattatttaaattaatcccTTATAAAGTTTATCTCtttcaattattaattatgtaatgatatttatatgacctgtgatatataataaatctttattatattaataaatatattattttaaatataaactatattttagttaaataattttcCATCATCTTAAGTATTATCCACACACGGTTGGCATTTTCTATATACGTATGCATTTTAATTTAACATCAATTTACAATTTAGGTAATGAAATCACATagtacaaatatataataacactCTTAATTAACAAAGTAACATATTGATAgtattaatttactaaattattccTATAAAACTACGTATGGTGACGGTATCCTTACATCATTCATTAATAGTTATGGACTCAAAGTGAGTATTATAATCCTAATACTGTTGTATTGTAACAtgttaataattaatgttaaattcAATTTTCTACTTCCTTGTACTACATTTGCGGCATTAGTGTTTATATATATGCGGTAATAATGTTTCAAATGCTTATCCTTTTCttatagtattttaatattatttaaattaatcccTTATAAAGTTTATCTCtttcaattattaattatgtaatgatatttatatgacccgtgatatataataaatctttattatattaataaatatattattttaaatataaactatattttagttaaataattttcCATCATCTTAAGTATTATCCACACACGGTTGGCATTTTCTATATACGTATGCATTTTAATTTAACATCAATTTACAATTTAGGTAATGAAATCACATagtacaaatatataataacactCTTAATTAACAAAGTAACATATTGATAgtattaatttactaaattattccTATAAAACTACGTATGGTGACGGTATCCTTTTATCATTCATTAATAGTTATGGACTCAAAGTGAGTATTAAAATCCTAATACTGTTGTATTGTAACATGTTAATAATTGATGTTAAATTCAATTTTCTACTTCCTTGTACTACATTTGCGGCATTAGTGTTTATATATATGCGGTAATAATGTTTCAAATGCTTATCCTTTTCttatagtattttaatattatttaaattaatcccTTATAAAGTTTATCTCtttcaattattaattatgtaatgatatttatatgacccgtgatatataataaatctttattatattaataaatatattattttaaatataaactatattttagttaaataattttcCATCATCTTAAGTATTATCCACACACGGTTGGCATTTTCTATATACGTATGCATTTTAATTTAACATCAATTTACAATTTAGGTAATGAAATCACATagtacaaatatataataacactCTTAATTAACAAAGTAACATATTGATAgtattaatttactaaattattccTATAAAACTACGTATGGTGACGGTATCCTTACATCATTCATTAATAGTTATGGACTCAAAGTGAGTATTAAAATCCTAATACTGTTGTATTGTAACAtgttaataattaatgttaaattcAATTTTCTACTTCCTTGTACTACATTTGTGGCATTAGTGTTTATATATATGCGGTAATAATGTTTCAAATGCTTATCctttttttatagtattttaatattatttaaattaatcccTTATAAAGTTTATCTCtttcaattattaattatgtaatgatatttatatgacccgtgatatataataaatctttattatattaataaatatattattttaaatataaactatattttagttaaataattttcCATCATCTTAAGTATTATCCACACACGGTTGGCATTTTCTATATACGTATGCATTTTAATTTAACATCAATTTACAATTTAGGTAATGAAATCACATagtacaaatatataataacactCTTAATTAACAAAGTAACATATTGATAgtattaatttactaaattattccTATAAAACTACGTATGGTGACGGTATCCTTACATCATTCATTAATAGTTATGGACTCAAAGTGAGAATTAAAATCCTAATACTGTTGTATTGTAACAtgttaataattaatgttaaattcAATTTTCTACTTCCTTGTACTACATTTGCGGCATTAGTGTTTATATATATGCGGTAATAATGTTTCAAATGCTTATCCTTTTCttatagtattttaatattatttaaattaatcccTTATAAAGTTTATCTCtttcaattattaattatgtaatgatatttatatgacccgtgaTATGTAATAAatctttattatattaataaatatattattttaaatataaactatattttagttaaataattttcCATCATCTTAAGTATTATCCACACACGGTTGACATTTTCTATATACGTATGCATTTTAATTTAACATCAATTTACAATTTAGGTAATGAAATCACATagtacaaatatataataacactCTTAATTAACAAAGTAACATATTGATAgtattaatttactaaattattccTATAAAACTACGTATGGTGACGGTATCCTTACATCATTCATTAATAGTTATGGCTCAAAGTGAATATTAAAATCCTAATACTGTTGTATTGTAACAtgttaataattaatgttaaattcAATTTTCTACTTCCTTGTACTACATTTGCGGCATTAGTGTTTATATATATGTGGTAATAATGTTTCAAATGCTTATCCTTTTCttatagtattttaatattatttaaattaatcccTTATAAAGTTTATCTCtttcaattattaattatacCTTTAATGATCTctaatatcgtaattttgcctgtccctcCCCCTTTTCCCacatatagatagatagatagatagattaaCCTTTTTCATTATTGTACAGACTGTTAAGCTAAATTCGTAAAGTCTGATTAACTTTATCATCGGAGTGCTCATCGGACAACCAATGTCCGATCAGTAGTCCAACATATGTTTTTCAGGTTACCATCATTCATGGAATATTGTTTCTGGCTCAACCATTAAATCGGTAAGAACATAAGATGAAGGATTACAAGTTCAATCAAAAttgaaccaattttttttataattactagtttcgcattacgtgctatgcacgtgactcgtaacataactcgtcaatgtacaaattagtaaatttattataattatatcaattttttatttataattaaattaaattagttaaaaacatttgtaaaagtaaatataatatattcggttattaaatttttttccgtactgaatttattattcttttggttttataataaccataattaaataatttatttaatttaattaataatatttttaaaaatagtaagatagatttaaataataatatattgactaaatataatattttaattttatagttaagcTTGATCTATAATATAGGACCTTTATGCATGGGACCAAAGAGATCTTCAGGCtgtattctttttttaattattgggGCCATTTTATATTGGGGCCATAATGTATTTAGAGAGAACTTGTGCAAAAAAACTAAGAGTGgaaataaaatttagaaaattggTAGAGTAATATGAACTAGGTATTCCCCTGTCTCTATTGTTCAATTCTTCTTCTTAGGTTTCTATTGGATCTTCCAGAAGTATTaatctttaaaattataatttaatttatacctTTATTTTGCACTGTTCTTGAAAAAGTAAATTAAGCTTGATCTATAATATAGGAACTTTTTTGgtttaaatgcacaaaaatcatcaactttcacgtgtttttggtatttgacacgaacttttaattttggcatataaatacacgaactatcagttttttgcatatttaacacAGGCACCGTTTTTGACCACGGCACCGTTTTTTAGTTTCCGGTTTAGGTAaaaaaacggcgtcgttttaggtcaaaaacggtgcctttttaaatatgcaaaaaactgatagttcatgtatttatatgccaaaattaaaagtttgtgttaaataacaaaacacgcgaaagttggtgatttttggagcatttaagccaattttttttcttgttcttaTTTTTGCTCGTACCATTCTCTCCCATTTTATGCTAAACTAAAAGGAACAATATTATAGGCAAAAACTATAActggttacaaacattaccttTGGCAAATTGATTTATGAGAAGATATGACTTCTAGAATGatcatttaaacaataaaatccTGCACAACACATCAAAGAAAAGTTTTCATAGTTATAATGCTATTATAGTTGACTGgctattaattaatcaatattttcCAAGAACATTctgaagtttaaaaataataaataaggtATTAATCTAGCATATTTCATACAAGAATCTACTGCAGTctccaaatttaatttatcctgtataaatttaaaaagtttaaataaactATTCAATTGTAAAGCATTCATATCTCTTTTTGAGCAACAATTAAATATATGGCATTATGCCAGAGTTAGATAGCACTACCAGAGATATCAAACCATACAAGGACTTCAACCAGATTATAAGAAATTTGAAAAGCCGCTTTCCAGAGTGTTTAATGctaattgataaattaatagTATCGTTTGTGAATTTATAATAACATGGTGATCTTCTTCATGACTATTAATCCGattagtagtttattttaattagaagtttaaagtatataatagtttattttaattagaagtCTAAAGTAGTAATTTACATTATATTCATTTGTCAATTGATATACTTGCacatgttaattaattatattaagtAGTAGTTTATGTTAATTAaggtttaatatattaataaattttataagctACTACAGTTAATTAGTTGTTTACTTTAATTAATATTCCAAtgacaataaatttttttattcattaactatttaattatattttataattaactaCTATTAGCCGGAAGAAATTAGtgtcttattaatatttttcttttaaaaaaagaattctATTAGCTTATTAATCCTTCACAATTCACGTAACAATTATTATCTAGGGGGAAATTAATATCctattgacatttttttttagaaaaagagTCCTATATTAGCTTAATAATCCTTCAAAAGTCACGTAGCAATTAAACTTCTTTCCCTTGCTAGTGTAAAACTATTAGCTAATTATtggttatattattatatatggtCTCTTCAAAAGTCACGTAGCAATTAAACTTCTCTCCTTGACTAATTGgttttattgtaattattaatttatatggactctaatatcgtaattttgtgTGTCCCCCCCTATagtatagttatagatagacTAGCATTTCgtcacgtgctacgcacgtgagcggcattcacatgacccgttatatatacaaattattaGATATagtatatttgtaaattattttatttgataataaaattttgttgacATTATATGACTATTATATGTAGTCGtcacgtgagcgacatttacatgacccgttatatatgttgaatattaataaaactataaaattattataatttcgtttttaataaatcattacaAATTACATCTTATTTATAGTTCTATGACCCAATTTAGCATTTGATGCCTCTCCATCATTTAGCATTTGATGCCTCTCCATCATTTCTTACACATGATTATTCaccatctttaaattaatttcatacaTCTAATAACTTATGGTACTTCTACTTAAATTAGAATTTCATTTAAACTAAAACTTCtattatttatgatttaattatgtattatctaaaattaaaaatattatatggcTAGTTAGTAATGGCTCTTTGTTCAAATACTATTCCGGCTAGGATACAATGGCTTGAATTTTTCAACATAAAAATCTTCTAAATAGATtagtttaaaagttaaaactaactcaaaattaattatctacAACTCATTATTTAACTAAAACACTAAAACTTCTATATGAcattataaaataactaaatgttaaaactttttattagaattatatttagttaagttattttattagaattatatttgtattaaactttatatttttttaaattaatttataaagggTTTAACTTcaacacaaaatatcaaaaattgaacccaaattcaagaaaataattgaatcgttcaagaaaatataaagttaattgTTCTCAAATATGGTCAGATTATTAGATTATTATTGattatttcaatatttaatGCCAAATACTATTCCAGCTAAGCTAGGATAACAATGATCCGATTTTTAGAGTCCTACAATACTAATACCATTCCAGGAGTAATATATAGGTTTAGACTTCTCCTTTCTCTAAAGTTACTCTCCTAATTAATTACTCtttgtattatattatttaaattatttttttattgactttatttttttaattataattaatacccttaatgaaacctactatcgtaattttgtctgtcccccccttcccacatataagatagttatagatagatagatagatagatagatagatagatatatgtAATTTTATGAAAGGCAAGAATTTTATATGCtcaaatatattgaaaatagaAGTAAcatgatattaaaatattaaatcaagaaaaacattatattttatcaaaatgttTAGTCCAGAGTTCCTAACAATCTCTACAAGACAGCATACATACttataattaattgaataatttaCTAAGAAATAGAATGTATGCAGTTTATGAATTGCATTGTTCAACCATTAAGTTTGGAATGAATGAATAATTGAATTTGGAGTTgaaaaacttaaattaaattaattaacaaaaagcTCATCAAATCCAGTTTTTAACGAAAAAACCTGAATTTTTCGGACCAACGGATATTGGATGGATCAACAAGTTTTTAATGGGTTTATTAAAGAGGGAGTTTTAAGAGTAAGTCTGATTAAAGCATTAGTTTCCTGAGTTTTTATGATTGAATTAGCTAGACTGGATCAGATTTAACAACAATGAGAAAGATAGAGAATCAATAACAACTCTCACATAACATTTCATCTGTCAAGCAAATCAAATCAAGATTGattttctgtaaaaaaaaaaagttatgatttaagattttttttttacagaaaatCAATCTTGAGAAATTCTTGTTACCATAAAAATACAACATGTCTATAACTGCTCCAACCGTTCATATATAAACAACAATTCTGTCACAATCTAGTAAAATTAGGTAAAgcattaaatttcttttttggaaaaataaaatgtaacaTTAGTTTTGTAAAGAACTCATAATACACTTTATGGAGTAAAAAGATTTTGTGgatctaaattttgaatttcaagaACAAAGTAAcacaatttataaattggaCCTTGAGGGTTTTGCATATTTCTTATGAAAGATAGAGAATTAATTCCAACTCATACATAATATTTCATTTGTCAAGGATATCCAAATGagatttctttcattttctgtaagatatttctttttaaagattttcgcTCTTGTTTTGTTGCCctataaataacaattaaataaggCTTAAAAAATCGcaactaacaaaaaaaaattatataagcaAATAGAAAACAAGATGGCAAAAGCTTGTATTAAGATGGCAATACTATTTTTCATCGCATCACATTGTAAGCGTTTCTTTCATTATAAGTTATACATGTAGCAgtaatatttgaataatttttagtttcatacgatttattaattaaacattATTAATCAGATAATTGTAATTGTATTTGAAGTCGATTTATTTTATAGGCATCATACTCTCGATGGCATGTGAAACTAACAAGGACTGTGAGAATGTCAAATGTGACGAAGGACACCATCCTATTTGTTCGATCATCGGATGCATGTGCCTACCAAATGCAGTAGTAGATCAAGTTCCTTGTCATTATGATGGAGATTGTGCGCATGATAAATGTGACGATGGAAAACATCCAATTTGTTTAAACGGCCTATGCGCATGCGTACCAAATGCAGTAGTAGATCAAGTTTCTTGTCATAAAGATAAAGATTGCAAACCTCTTTGTCCTCCTAACTGCGGAATTACAAACTGTATTGGTGGAAGATGTATATGTAGCTGTTAAATCATATCACTCAATACATTATctaataaatgtaataaaagttttatatagAAGTTATACCTTCACATTTATGAGGATTTTTTGAATGAATCTTCTTGACATATactattttaaacattacatTACTAAAtgttagttattttgtcaaaatagaGGTGCTTTTATATAGGGTTGAAATAATGTACATATACCGAACTACATAATTTTTACACTTTGGTAACcaatgtttcattttttattttatgataactttaatttttattttctttataattggatattacTACTTAATTTTAGGTGAAGTTTTACTTACgaggaaaaaaaatccaatggTATATATTTTCACTGTCGTTGTTTCAATGTTATGATCTTCCGTGTGTCATATTTTCAGTTGTACGACCCTCCATGCATACcttttttttctattgttttatttatgCGGTGTTGTTATGTGAAAAAGTTGGGTTAGCAAACAATTTTACATTATCACATAAGAAATTTTATCTGAAATGAATGAATGAAACCGTTTTGTTGTAACGAAAATCAAAACTAgattaagtaaaataaataaaatattaattatcaaagTGTAAAAGACCTATAGTTTGGTATCCACAAAATATATTCGccctttatatatatatatatatatatatatatatatatatatatatatatatatatatatcatatactTTTCTATCATTCAAACAACTACTTCCGACCACTATAAACTTCagatttttattctaattatatATTGGATGTTCATctatgattaaataataataggtaaaacaattttatttatctatattattaattaaaattataaatatatttttaagaaatattATGACAATTTAATCTATTAATTTTGTTAGcgcagcagaaaataaataagaaaagagaaaaaaatcacacaagattttttacgtggttcgatcaatgcgatCTACTCCACAACAGAAagagaatttattctatatgtttgttgtgagtttACAATAGGGTCATCACCTGTATTTATAGTGAATCTTTAAGAAACAATTTAAGTCCTAATCCATTAAGAAACTAGACTACAAATCTCAAAAGGAAAGCAATGCTAAACAAAGGATTAAATatcctaatccaaataggaacaatatgagccataactcaacaatctccaccttggcgAATACACCCAACAAGATTAATCTTGAAATCTTCTTCAGCAAATCACAAGGCCACCAAATTGCATCACAGAATAAACTCTCCAGCTTCACTTATAATTACTCCAAGTCAAAGTTAACCAAGACCAACTCTCTCTGCCATCCATGCCCCTTAAGGGCCTCATGCAACGCGTACATTGACCAAGTCCAAGCTGAGCTTCAACTTTTCAGTAGGCAACGGCTTTGTCAACAAATCTGCTGGATTAACTGCAGTGGCTATCTTTTCTATAAGAAATCTCTTGTCTTCCACGACATCCCGAATGAAGTTCATCCTCACATCAATGTGCTTTGATCTCTCATGATACACCGGATTCTTCGCCAAGCACAAAGCACTTTGACTATCGCAATAAATCACAGGCTTTTGAACTTCTAAACCCAAGCTATCAATCAGACCTTGCAACCACATACCTTCTTTGACCCCTTCCGTCAATGATATGTATTCCGCCTCAGTTGTAGACAAAGAAACCGTAGATTGTAAAGTTGCTTTCCAACTAATAGCACATCCATGTAGGGTGAAGATATAACATGTTAAGGACCTCCTTCGAATAAGATCTCCTCCATAGTCAGAATCTGTGTAACCCACAATTCCATCAGAACCACCACTAGAACCATAAACCAGACATATGCCACTCGTTCCCTTCAAATATCGCATAATCCACTTGACCGCCTCCCAATAAGTCTTTCCCAGATTACTCATAAATCTGCTAACCACACTAACAGCATGTGCTAAATCAGGTCTTGTACAGACCATTGCATACATCAAGCTTCCAACCGCACTCGAATACGGAACATCGCTCATGTATTCCTTTTCAGCATCAGTACTAGGTAGTGCATTAGCATCaaatttaaaatgcgatgccaAAGGAGTAATTACTGGCTTAGAGTTCTCCATTTGAAAAGATTTCAGCACCTTCTCAATATATTTCTGTTGAGAAACATACAACAGGCCTTCTTTCCTATCTCTCCAAATCTCCATGCCCAAAATCTTCTTGGCTGCACCCAAATCCTTCATCTCAAACTCACTACTCAACAAGGCTTTCAAGTCATTAATTTCAGCTTTAGACTTAGCTGCAATTAACATATCATCCACATATAGCAACAAATAGATTAAGAAATCATCAGACAGTCCTAGAGTACACACAGTTGTCAAACT is part of the Mercurialis annua linkage group LG3, ddMerAnnu1.2, whole genome shotgun sequence genome and encodes:
- the LOC126674618 gene encoding defensin-like protein 296, whose product is MAKACIKMAILFFIASHCIILSMACETNKDCENVKCDEGHHPICSIIGCMCLPNAVVDQVPCHYDGDCAHDKCDDGKHPICLNGLCACVPNAVVDQVSCHKDKDCKPLCPPNCGITNCIGGRCICSC